From Streptomyces sp. NBC_01460, a single genomic window includes:
- the rpsI gene encoding 30S ribosomal protein S9 produces the protein MAETTVETTADDTAGTEGEETFAEVTTFESEVPVEGEYTSESLAGRFGDPQPAAGLGRRKNAIARVRIVPGTGKWKINGRTLEDYFPNKVHQQEVNEPFKVLELDGRYDVIARISGGGVSGQAGALRLGVARALNEADVDNNRATLKKAGFLSRDDRAVERKKAGLKKARKAPQYSKR, from the coding sequence GTGGCCGAGACCACTGTTGAGACGACCGCCGACGACACGGCGGGCACCGAGGGCGAAGAGACCTTCGCCGAGGTGACCACCTTCGAGTCGGAGGTCCCCGTCGAGGGTGAGTACACCTCCGAGTCGCTCGCGGGCCGCTTCGGCGACCCGCAGCCCGCGGCCGGCCTCGGCCGTCGCAAGAACGCCATCGCCCGCGTCCGGATCGTTCCGGGCACCGGCAAGTGGAAGATCAACGGTCGCACCCTTGAGGACTACTTCCCCAACAAGGTGCACCAGCAGGAAGTCAACGAGCCCTTCAAGGTGCTCGAGCTCGACGGCCGCTACGACGTCATCGCCCGCATCTCGGGTGGCGGCGTCTCCGGTCAGGCCGGTGCCCTGCGCCTCGGCGTGGCCCGCGCGCTGAACGAGGCGGACGTGGACAACAACCGCGCCACGCTGAAGAAGGCCGGCTTCCTCTCCCGCGACGACCGTGCGGTCGAGCGCAAGAAGGCCGGTCTCAAGAAGGCCCGTAAGGCTCCGCAGTACAGCAAGCGCTAA
- a CDS encoding CU044_5270 family protein, with translation MDEMTRLRELRADAPEPDRSTLAPGRQRLTAAIAGGRRERRLRTDWRLAAVGAAVAVTVAALLGTQLVGTSDPHTTGPAATAAGLDLSRPAAETLGGAADFLEGVTPPPEPRDDQWIYTRSVLGEPRLKVPDSQAGEVEYNPDSWIPYRDPAMDKDRSDDEHSAREIYRAAAALPEDPVALLARVRELYPADTTAGAAAEDKEEQTFRGLGVLIESYPLPPAALARIYRAMATIPGIEITDHLVKDAAGREAVAVTREEKGTHQRREILLSPYDFSYAGLRFVVTEDYEPEWPEDFQGAPAQKYTAGDITIDSARTVAAVVDAEGAKP, from the coding sequence ATGGACGAAATGACCCGTCTGCGCGAGCTGCGCGCCGACGCCCCGGAGCCCGACCGGTCCACGCTCGCTCCCGGACGGCAGCGCCTGACCGCCGCCATCGCGGGCGGCCGGCGCGAACGCCGCCTGCGGACCGACTGGCGGCTCGCCGCCGTCGGCGCGGCCGTGGCGGTCACCGTGGCGGCCCTGCTCGGCACCCAGCTGGTCGGCACGTCCGACCCGCACACCACGGGCCCCGCCGCCACGGCGGCCGGCCTCGACCTGTCCCGCCCCGCGGCCGAGACGCTGGGCGGGGCCGCCGACTTCCTGGAGGGCGTGACCCCTCCCCCGGAACCCCGCGACGACCAGTGGATCTACACCAGGAGTGTGCTGGGGGAGCCGCGCTTGAAGGTCCCGGACAGCCAGGCGGGCGAGGTCGAGTACAACCCCGACTCCTGGATTCCGTACCGGGATCCCGCCATGGACAAGGACCGGTCGGACGACGAGCACTCGGCCCGCGAGATCTACCGGGCCGCCGCCGCCCTGCCCGAGGACCCCGTGGCCCTGCTGGCCCGGGTCCGTGAGCTCTACCCGGCCGACACCACCGCCGGAGCGGCCGCCGAGGACAAGGAGGAGCAGACCTTCCGCGGGCTGGGCGTGCTGATCGAGTCCTACCCGCTCCCCCCGGCCGCCCTCGCCCGCATCTACCGGGCCATGGCCACGATCCCCGGCATCGAGATCACCGACCACCTCGTCAAGGACGCGGCGGGCCGCGAGGCCGTCGCCGTCACCCGGGAGGAGAAGGGCACCCACCAGCGCCGGGAGATCCTCCTCTCCCCGTACGACTTCAGCTACGCGGGCCTGCGCTTCGTGGTCACGGAGGACTACGAGCCGGAGTGGCCCGAGGACTTCCAGGGCGCCCCCGCCCAGAAGTACACCGCCGGTGACATCACCATCGACTCGGCCCGCACCGTCGCGGCCGTCGTCGACGCCGAGGGCGCCAAGCCCTGA
- a CDS encoding HIT family protein: MTTPECYACVQEARFDELPPRERVDFDRHWRVAHSFTTSVPGWLVLLPRRHVTAVHDLTDAEASTLGAWQIRLSRALRGVTGCEKTYVVQFAEAEGFAHVHFHIVPRTADLAPEHRGPGVFDLLRAPEHERVTAGEADRMAASLRARLRGRPAGG, translated from the coding sequence ATGACGACCCCTGAGTGCTACGCGTGCGTCCAGGAAGCACGGTTCGACGAACTGCCGCCGCGGGAACGCGTCGACTTCGACCGGCACTGGCGGGTGGCCCACTCCTTCACCACCTCGGTTCCGGGCTGGCTCGTGCTGCTGCCCCGCCGCCACGTGACGGCGGTGCACGACCTCACCGACGCGGAGGCCTCGACGCTGGGGGCGTGGCAGATCCGCCTCTCCCGGGCGCTGCGCGGCGTGACCGGCTGCGAGAAGACGTACGTCGTCCAGTTCGCCGAGGCCGAAGGCTTCGCCCATGTGCACTTCCACATCGTGCCGCGCACGGCGGACCTGGCGCCGGAGCACCGCGGCCCGGGAGTCTTCGATCTGCTCCGGGCCCCGGAGCACGAGCGCGTGACGGCCGGTGAGGCCGACCGGATGGCGGCGTCGCTCCGGGCCCGCCTCCGCGGGCGTCCGGCCGGCGGGTGA
- a CDS encoding ATP-binding cassette domain-containing protein — MGHLEAGHLEYYLPDGRVLLGDASFRVADGAVVALVGANGAGKTTLLRLLAGELQPHGGSVSVSGGLGVMAQFVGSVRDERTVRDLLVSVAQPRIRVAAEAVDAAEERILTVDDEAAQMAYAQALSDWAEVRGYEAETLWDMCTMAALGVPYEKAQWREVRTLSGGEQKRLVLEALLRGPDEVLLLDEPDNYLDVPGKRWLEEKLKETRKTVLFVSHDRELLSRAAEKIVSVEPSAAGSDVWVHGGGFGTYHEARKERFARFEELLRRWEEEHARLKALVLRMRQQAANSPDMANRYHAMQTRFKKFEEAGPPPEPPREQDIRMRLRGGRTGVRAVTCVNLELTGLMKPFDLEIYYGERVAVLGSNGSGKSHFLRLLAGEPVAHTGEWKLGARVVPGHFAQTHAHPELLGKTLVEILWSEHAKDRGGAMGVLRRYELERQGDQAFERLSGGQQARFQILLLELAGTTALLLDEPTDNLDLESAEALQDGLEVYDGTVMAVTHDRWFAKSFDRYLVFGSDGVVRESTEPVWDERRVERKR; from the coding sequence ATGGGACATCTTGAAGCGGGCCACCTGGAGTACTACCTGCCGGACGGACGGGTGCTGCTCGGCGACGCCTCGTTCCGGGTGGCCGACGGTGCCGTCGTCGCGCTCGTCGGCGCGAACGGGGCGGGCAAGACGACCCTCCTGAGGCTGCTCGCCGGGGAGCTCCAGCCGCACGGCGGCTCGGTCTCGGTCAGCGGGGGGCTCGGCGTGATGGCCCAGTTCGTGGGCTCCGTACGGGACGAGCGCACCGTCCGTGACCTGCTGGTCTCCGTGGCCCAGCCCCGCATCAGGGTGGCGGCGGAGGCCGTCGACGCGGCGGAGGAACGCATCCTCACCGTGGACGACGAGGCCGCGCAGATGGCGTACGCGCAGGCACTGAGCGACTGGGCCGAGGTGCGGGGGTACGAGGCCGAGACGCTCTGGGACATGTGCACCATGGCCGCGCTCGGGGTCCCGTACGAGAAGGCGCAGTGGCGCGAGGTGCGCACGCTCAGCGGGGGCGAGCAGAAGCGGCTCGTCCTGGAGGCGCTGCTCAGGGGCCCGGACGAGGTGCTGCTGCTCGACGAGCCGGACAACTATCTGGACGTCCCCGGCAAGCGGTGGCTGGAGGAGAAGCTCAAGGAGACCCGCAAGACGGTGCTCTTCGTCTCCCACGACCGGGAGCTGCTCTCGCGGGCCGCCGAGAAGATCGTGAGCGTGGAGCCCAGCGCGGCGGGCTCGGACGTCTGGGTGCACGGCGGTGGCTTCGGGACGTACCACGAGGCCCGCAAGGAGCGGTTCGCGCGCTTCGAGGAACTCCTGCGGCGCTGGGAGGAGGAGCACGCCCGGCTGAAGGCGCTGGTCCTCCGGATGCGGCAGCAGGCGGCGAACAGCCCCGACATGGCCAACCGCTACCACGCGATGCAGACCCGCTTCAAGAAGTTCGAGGAGGCGGGGCCGCCGCCGGAGCCGCCGCGCGAGCAGGACATCAGGATGCGGCTGCGCGGCGGCCGGACCGGGGTGCGGGCGGTGACCTGCGTGAACCTGGAGCTCACCGGTCTGATGAAGCCGTTCGACCTGGAGATCTACTACGGGGAGCGGGTCGCCGTGCTCGGCTCCAACGGCTCGGGGAAGTCGCACTTCCTGCGGCTGCTCGCGGGGGAGCCGGTGGCGCACACCGGGGAGTGGAAGCTCGGGGCGCGGGTCGTGCCCGGCCACTTCGCCCAGACGCACGCCCATCCGGAGCTGCTCGGCAAGACGCTGGTGGAGATCCTCTGGTCCGAGCACGCCAAGGACCGGGGCGGCGCGATGGGGGTGCTGCGGCGCTACGAGCTGGAGCGCCAGGGCGACCAGGCCTTCGAGAGGCTGTCGGGCGGGCAGCAGGCACGGTTCCAGATCCTGCTCCTGGAGCTGGCCGGCACGACCGCCCTGCTGCTGGACGAGCCCACGGACAACCTGGACCTGGAGTCGGCCGAGGCCCTGCAGGACGGGCTGGAGGTGTACGACGGGACGGTCATGGCCGTCACGCACGACCGCTGGTTCGCGAAGTCCTTCGACCGGTACCTGGTCTTCGGCTCGGACGGGGTGGTGCGGGAGTCCACGGAGCCGGTCTGGGACGAGCGCCGGGTCGAGCGGAAGCGGTAG
- a CDS encoding RNA polymerase sigma factor — protein MPDLRPPPPTGADDAETITRSLREPELFAGLYDRHAADIHRYTARRLGEGAADDITAETFLIAFRTRARYDTSHRLARPWLYGIAANLIGRHRRSEVRALKALARTGEDPVAASWSERSDDRIAVQAPLAGALAALSPGDRHVLLLVAWADLGYQEVADALGIPLGTVRSRLNRARRKVREALSTDPAFPSAQQELNPTWTK, from the coding sequence GTGCCCGACCTACGACCACCCCCGCCGACCGGGGCGGACGACGCGGAGACGATCACCCGGTCCCTGCGCGAACCGGAGCTCTTCGCCGGGCTGTACGACCGTCATGCGGCGGACATCCACCGGTACACCGCCCGCCGCCTCGGGGAGGGCGCGGCGGACGACATCACCGCCGAGACGTTCCTGATCGCCTTCCGTACACGCGCCCGCTACGACACCTCCCACCGTCTCGCCCGGCCCTGGCTGTACGGCATCGCCGCCAATCTCATCGGCAGGCACCGGCGCAGCGAGGTGCGCGCCCTCAAGGCCCTGGCGCGCACCGGGGAGGACCCCGTCGCCGCGTCCTGGAGCGAGCGCTCGGACGACCGGATCGCCGTCCAGGCGCCGCTGGCCGGCGCGCTCGCCGCGCTCTCCCCCGGGGACCGGCACGTGCTGCTGCTGGTCGCCTGGGCGGACCTGGGCTACCAGGAGGTGGCCGACGCGCTCGGCATACCGCTCGGCACCGTCCGCTCACGCCTCAACCGCGCCCGCCGCAAGGTCCGCGAGGCGCTGAGCACCGACCCCGCCTTCCCTTCGGCCCAGCAGGAGCTGAATCCGACATGGACGAAATGA
- the coaA gene encoding type I pantothenate kinase has product MITSPARSTRRTEHAPTPYVDLTRAEWSALRDKTPLPLTAEEVEKLRGLGDVIDLDEVRDVYLPLSRLLNLYVQATSGLRGALNTFLGDAGNGHGEQRGTPFVIGVAGSVAVGKSTSARILQALLARWPEHPRVELVTTDGFLLPMKELEARGLMSRKGFPESYDRRALTRFVADIKAGKDEVTAPVYSHLIYDIVPGERLTVRRPDILIVEGLNVLQPALPGKDGRTRVGLADYFDFSVYVDAKAEDIETWYLHRFRRLRETAFQNPFSYFRKYTQVSEAEALDYARTMWRTINKPNLLENVAPTRGRATLVLRKGPDHKVQRLSLRKL; this is encoded by the coding sequence GTGATCACTTCGCCCGCACGGAGCACCCGCCGCACCGAGCACGCGCCGACGCCCTACGTCGACCTGACCCGGGCCGAGTGGAGCGCCCTGCGTGACAAGACCCCCTTGCCGCTGACCGCCGAGGAGGTCGAGAAGCTGAGAGGACTCGGCGACGTCATCGACCTCGACGAGGTCCGCGACGTCTATCTGCCGCTGTCCCGGCTGCTCAACCTCTACGTCCAGGCCACCTCCGGCCTGCGCGGCGCCCTGAACACCTTCCTGGGCGACGCGGGCAACGGGCACGGCGAGCAGCGCGGCACCCCGTTCGTCATAGGCGTCGCGGGCAGTGTCGCCGTCGGCAAGTCCACCAGCGCCCGCATCCTGCAGGCGCTGCTGGCGCGCTGGCCCGAGCACCCCCGGGTCGAGCTGGTGACGACCGACGGGTTCCTGCTGCCGATGAAGGAGCTCGAGGCGCGGGGGCTGATGTCGCGCAAGGGGTTCCCCGAGTCGTACGACCGGCGGGCGCTGACCCGGTTCGTCGCCGACATCAAGGCCGGCAAGGACGAGGTGACGGCCCCGGTCTACTCCCACCTGATCTACGACATCGTGCCCGGCGAGCGGCTGACCGTGCGGCGCCCCGACATCCTCATCGTCGAAGGGCTGAACGTGCTCCAGCCGGCGCTGCCCGGCAAGGACGGCCGGACCAGGGTCGGGCTCGCGGACTACTTCGACTTCAGCGTGTACGTCGACGCGAAGGCCGAGGACATCGAGACCTGGTACCTCCACCGCTTCCGCAGGCTGCGCGAGACGGCGTTCCAGAACCCGTTCTCGTACTTCCGGAAGTACACCCAGGTCTCCGAGGCGGAGGCACTGGACTACGCACGCACGATGTGGCGGACCATCAACAAGCCCAACCTGCTGGAGAACGTGGCACCCACGCGCGGCCGTGCCACCCTGGTGCTGCGCAAGGGGCCGGACCACAAGGTCCAGCGCCTGTCACTGCGCAAACTCTGA
- the rplQ gene encoding 50S ribosomal protein L17 has protein sequence MPKPAKGARLGGSAAHEKLLLINLAKSLFEHGRITTTEAKARRLRPVAERFITKAKKGDIHNRRLVLQSITDKGIVHTLFTEIAPRYENRPGGYTRITKIGNRRGDNAPMAVIELVEALTVAQQATGEAEAATKRAVKEDAVKKDEAPAESVEDTKTADAAEESKDA, from the coding sequence ATGCCGAAGCCCGCGAAGGGCGCCCGTCTGGGCGGCAGCGCTGCGCACGAGAAGCTTCTTCTCATCAACCTCGCGAAGTCGCTGTTCGAGCACGGCCGCATCACCACGACCGAGGCCAAGGCCCGCCGCCTGCGTCCGGTCGCCGAGCGTTTCATCACCAAGGCGAAGAAGGGCGACATCCACAACCGTCGCCTGGTGCTGCAGTCGATCACGGACAAGGGCATCGTGCACACGCTCTTCACCGAGATCGCCCCGCGGTACGAGAACCGCCCCGGTGGTTACACCCGCATCACCAAGATCGGCAACCGTCGTGGCGACAACGCCCCGATGGCCGTCATCGAGCTGGTCGAGGCGCTGACCGTGGCCCAGCAGGCCACCGGTGAGGCCGAGGCCGCGACGAAGCGTGCCGTCAAGGAAGACGCCGTCAAGAAGGACGAGGCTCCGGCCGAGTCCGTCGAGGACACCAAGACGGCCGACGCCGCCGAGGAGTCCAAGGACGCCTGA
- the rplM gene encoding 50S ribosomal protein L13: MRTYSPKPGDVTRQWHIIDAEDIVLGRLATTAANLLRGKHKAIYAPHMDMGDFVIIINAEKVHLSGNKKTQKMAYRHSGFPGGLRSVRYDELLAKNPEKAVEKAIKGMIPKNTLGRQMISKLKVYAGDQHPHAAQQPVPFEITQVAQ, translated from the coding sequence GTGCGTACGTACAGCCCCAAGCCCGGCGATGTCACTCGCCAGTGGCACATCATCGACGCTGAGGACATCGTCCTCGGCCGTCTGGCCACCACGGCCGCGAACCTCCTCCGAGGCAAGCACAAGGCGATCTACGCCCCCCACATGGACATGGGCGACTTCGTCATCATCATCAACGCCGAGAAGGTCCACCTCTCCGGCAACAAGAAGACCCAGAAGATGGCGTACCGCCACTCGGGCTTCCCGGGCGGTCTCCGTTCCGTGCGTTACGACGAGCTCCTCGCGAAGAACCCCGAGAAGGCTGTCGAGAAGGCCATCAAGGGCATGATCCCCAAGAACACCCTGGGTCGCCAGATGATCTCGAAGCTCAAGGTCTACGCGGGCGACCAGCACCCGCACGCTGCGCAGCAGCCGGTCCCGTTCGAGATCACCCAGGTCGCGCAGTAG
- the truA gene encoding tRNA pseudouridine(38-40) synthase TruA, translated as MSDEAEPGFVRVRLDLSYDGKDFSGWAKQTSRRTVQGEIEDALRTVTRSPVTYDLTVAGRTDAGVHARGQVAHVDLPAEVWAEHREKLLRRMAGRLPLDVRIWRAAEAPAGFNARFSALWRRYAYRVGDRPGGVDPLLRGHVLWHDRPLDLDAMNEAAALMVGEHDFAAYCKKREGATTIRTLQKLHWVRDTGSGVLEATVQADAFCHNMVRALIGAALFVGDGRRPAGWPAEVLAAKVRDPGVHVVRPHGLTLEEVAYPADGLLAARAVEARNVRTLPGAGCC; from the coding sequence GTGAGTGACGAGGCAGAGCCCGGATTCGTACGGGTACGGCTGGACCTTTCCTATGACGGCAAGGACTTCTCCGGCTGGGCGAAGCAGACCAGCAGGCGCACCGTGCAGGGCGAGATCGAGGACGCGCTGCGCACCGTGACGCGGTCGCCGGTGACGTACGACCTGACGGTCGCGGGGCGCACCGACGCGGGGGTGCACGCGCGCGGGCAGGTGGCGCACGTGGACCTGCCGGCGGAGGTGTGGGCCGAGCACCGGGAGAAGCTGCTGCGGCGGATGGCGGGGCGGCTGCCGCTGGACGTGCGGATCTGGCGGGCGGCCGAGGCCCCCGCGGGGTTCAACGCGCGCTTCTCCGCGCTCTGGCGGCGGTACGCGTACCGGGTGGGGGACCGGCCGGGCGGTGTGGACCCGCTGCTGCGGGGCCACGTGCTGTGGCACGACAGGCCGCTGGACCTGGACGCGATGAACGAGGCAGCCGCCCTGATGGTGGGGGAGCACGACTTCGCGGCCTACTGCAAGAAGCGGGAGGGCGCCACGACGATCCGGACGCTGCAGAAGCTGCACTGGGTGCGTGACACGGGGTCCGGGGTGCTGGAGGCGACCGTGCAGGCGGACGCGTTCTGCCACAACATGGTGCGGGCGCTGATCGGCGCGGCGCTGTTCGTCGGGGACGGACGGCGTCCCGCCGGGTGGCCGGCCGAGGTGCTGGCGGCGAAGGTGCGGGACCCGGGCGTGCACGTGGTGCGCCCGCACGGGCTGACGCTGGAGGAAGTGGCCTATCCGGCGGACGGTCTGCTGGCGGCCAGAGCCGTGGAGGCCCGGAACGTCAGGACGCTGCCGGGGGCGGGCTGCTGCTGA
- a CDS encoding DUF389 domain-containing protein → MLHLRLIVPADRTDEVVELIEHTVGTAHVAVLTGAARSPVGDVVLCDVAREAGDELIGALRKMGIDDSGSITVENIDLTLSKRADEAERAAPGEGADAVLWEELSEVTHEESTFSATYVAFLALATMLAACGVMLDNAVLIVGAMAVGPEFGPLAGISTALVQRAPRLVGRSLWALIGGFVVAMALTAGFAWLMDVLGLFTEDMVTAERPNTGFIWHPDWMSFVVAVLAGIAGTLSLTSAKSGALIGVAISVTTVPAAANAAVAFSYQDLPQTWGSSVQLLANLGGIVLAGTLTLLVQRALWSARRRTAPASRRLPTGSS, encoded by the coding sequence GTGCTGCATCTGCGCCTCATCGTGCCCGCCGACCGCACCGACGAGGTGGTGGAGCTGATCGAGCACACCGTGGGGACCGCCCATGTCGCGGTGCTCACGGGTGCCGCGCGGAGCCCGGTGGGCGACGTCGTCCTGTGCGACGTCGCGAGGGAGGCCGGAGACGAACTGATCGGCGCCCTGCGGAAGATGGGCATCGACGACAGCGGCTCGATCACGGTCGAGAACATAGACCTCACCCTCTCCAAGCGCGCCGACGAGGCCGAACGGGCGGCTCCGGGCGAGGGGGCGGACGCGGTGCTCTGGGAGGAGCTGAGCGAGGTCACCCACGAGGAGTCGACCTTCAGCGCCACCTATGTGGCCTTCCTCGCCCTCGCGACGATGCTCGCCGCCTGCGGGGTGATGCTGGACAACGCGGTCCTGATCGTGGGAGCGATGGCGGTGGGCCCGGAGTTCGGCCCGCTGGCCGGGATCTCGACGGCGCTCGTGCAGCGGGCGCCCCGGCTGGTGGGGCGGTCGCTGTGGGCGCTGATCGGCGGCTTCGTGGTGGCGATGGCGCTCACGGCGGGCTTCGCCTGGCTGATGGACGTGCTCGGGCTGTTCACGGAGGACATGGTCACGGCGGAGCGGCCCAACACCGGCTTCATCTGGCATCCGGACTGGATGTCCTTCGTCGTGGCCGTCCTGGCGGGCATCGCCGGGACTCTCTCGCTGACCTCGGCGAAGTCGGGGGCGCTGATCGGCGTGGCGATCTCGGTCACGACGGTGCCGGCGGCCGCCAACGCCGCGGTCGCGTTCAGCTACCAGGACCTTCCGCAGACCTGGGGATCCTCGGTGCAGCTGCTGGCCAACCTGGGCGGGATCGTCCTCGCGGGGACGCTGACGCTGCTGGTCCAGAGGGCGTTGTGGAGCGCGCGGCGTCGTACCGCTCCGGCGAGCCGGCGGCTGCCGACCGGTTCCAGCTGA
- the glmM gene encoding phosphoglucosamine mutase: MGQLFGTDGVRGVANADLTAELALGLSVAAAHVLAEAGTFEGHRPTAVVGRDPRASGEFLEAAVVAGLASAGVDVLRVGVLPTPAVAYLTGSLGADIGVMLSASHNAMPDNGIKFFARGGHKLADELEDRIETVYEQHRTGEPWARPTGAGVGRVTDYAEGFDRYVAHLIGVLPNRLDGLKVVLDEAHGAAARVSPEAFARAGAEVVTIGAEPDGLNINDGCGSTHLELLRAAVVEHGADLGVAHDGDADRCLAVDANGEEIDGDQILAVLALAMREAGQLRKDTVVGTVMSNLGFKTAMEREGIHLVQTAVGDRYVLESMKAEGFALGGEQSGHVIVLDHATTGDGTLTGLMLAARVAATGRTLADLAGVMRRLPQVLVNVPDVDKSRVDTSPEVAAAVARAEHDLGDTGRVLLRKSGTEPLVRVMVEAADLEQARAVAGQLADVVKSALG; the protein is encoded by the coding sequence GTGGGACAACTCTTCGGTACCGACGGCGTCCGCGGTGTCGCCAACGCGGACCTGACGGCCGAGCTCGCGCTCGGACTCTCGGTCGCGGCGGCGCACGTACTGGCCGAGGCGGGCACCTTCGAGGGGCACCGGCCGACCGCCGTGGTGGGCCGCGACCCACGCGCGTCCGGAGAGTTCCTGGAGGCCGCTGTCGTGGCGGGCCTGGCCAGCGCCGGAGTGGACGTCCTGCGGGTCGGGGTGCTCCCCACCCCGGCCGTCGCCTACCTCACCGGCTCGCTCGGCGCCGACATCGGTGTCATGCTCTCGGCCAGCCACAACGCCATGCCGGACAACGGCATCAAGTTCTTCGCGCGCGGCGGCCACAAGCTCGCCGACGAGCTGGAGGACCGCATCGAGACGGTCTACGAGCAGCACCGCACCGGCGAGCCCTGGGCCCGCCCGACCGGCGCCGGAGTGGGCCGGGTCACCGACTACGCCGAGGGCTTCGACCGGTACGTCGCCCACCTCATCGGAGTCCTGCCGAACCGGCTCGACGGCCTGAAGGTCGTCCTCGACGAGGCACACGGCGCCGCCGCCCGTGTCTCGCCGGAGGCGTTCGCCCGGGCCGGGGCCGAGGTCGTCACCATCGGTGCCGAACCGGACGGCCTCAACATCAACGACGGCTGCGGCTCCACGCACCTGGAGCTGCTGCGGGCCGCCGTCGTCGAGCACGGCGCCGACCTCGGCGTCGCCCACGACGGCGACGCGGACCGCTGCCTGGCCGTGGACGCGAACGGTGAGGAGATCGACGGCGACCAGATCCTGGCCGTGCTCGCCCTGGCCATGCGCGAGGCCGGCCAGCTGCGCAAGGACACCGTCGTCGGCACCGTCATGTCGAACCTCGGTTTCAAGACGGCGATGGAGCGGGAGGGCATCCACCTCGTCCAGACCGCCGTCGGTGACCGCTACGTCCTGGAGTCGATGAAGGCCGAGGGCTTCGCGCTGGGCGGCGAGCAGTCCGGCCACGTCATCGTCCTGGACCACGCCACCACGGGTGACGGCACACTGACCGGGCTGATGCTCGCGGCCCGGGTCGCCGCCACCGGACGTACCCTCGCCGACCTGGCGGGTGTGATGCGGCGCCTCCCGCAGGTCCTCGTCAACGTGCCGGACGTCGACAAGTCCCGCGTGGACACCTCGCCCGAGGTGGCCGCCGCGGTGGCACGGGCCGAGCACGACCTGGGCGACACCGGGCGCGTCCTCCTGCGGAAGTCGGGCACCGAACCGCTCGTACGGGTCATGGTCGAGGCCGCCGACCTGGAGCAGGCGCGTGCCGTGGCCGGTCAGCTGGCCGACGTGGTGAAGTCCGCGCTGGGCTGA